The genomic region CCGTCATAGCCATGCTTCAGCAGGCTGCCCCGCAGATCGGGACACTCGACCTGGGCGGACGCGACATCGCCGATCTTCTGGAGCAGGTTCGGCAGGATATCGTCGCGGTCGGCCCTGCCCGGCAGCCACGATGAACGACGACACCTACAACCAGACTACTTGTCGGCGAGCTCGCCCAGGAACCCGGTGGGCACTTGGCCGAGAAGCTCGGTGACGCGGGTAATCTTCGGATCCCGGAAGTAGGAGCCGAGTACGGCTTCGCCCTCGCTCCGGGTGTTCCAGCGAGTGACGATGACAACGTGGCCGGGGTCCGCCAGGTCGCGGATGACGTCGTACC from Frankia alni ACN14a harbors:
- a CDS encoding putative quinol monooxygenase — translated: MTISSVFDMRFSPESAEEGMDLALAIGADMPATTGCTGYDVIRDLADPGHVVIVTRWNTRSEGEAVLGSYFRDPKITRVTELLGQVPTGFLGELADK